The region ATTTTAagtgatatttttccttctttatgtttTCCCGTGGTTTTATTCCCCAAACTCGATGTGAAAATGTATTATCTCATCATaagaaaactgctttttaaaacgtCTCTTCTAAATCTCGGGTGACATAGATTGCCACGCACAGCGAATTGTGTCTACTGCAAGTTGCACGAAGCCATTTTTCTGTAATCAACAATTCAGAAGGCATTGATGGTCTTTAAATAAATTACAGGCTTAAGCAATCGCCCAGTATTTTGTCGTGGTTAAACATTTCTTAAAGGAATAAGAAGCCTTGCTCCGGCGGGCGACCGCGTTATCCCTGGGGAACACACCCACCTAGCAACCGGGAGTGGAGCTGAAGCCTGGCACTGCGCCTTTAATTCCCGGGTTGGGAGGGGCGCTGGAGAATTTCCGTTCCCCAACTCCCGCCGCGGCCCTGGAGGCAGCTGTCACCTGTAAGGCGAGCACCGCGCATGGGGGATGGAGTCCGGCGCCCATTGGACAGGCTGTAAAGGCAGACACCTACCCAGAAGACTGGGGACCCcgcggggcggcggcgggggtCGCGCGCCGCGGCCCCCGGCTCATTTCTCCAGGAGACTGCCGGGCCCCGCTGCGCTGGCATGACCGAGGTCCAGCTTCGAGGACACGCCCGTCACGCCTCGGTGAAAAAGATCAGGTGAGCCTGGTCGGGGCGGACCTGACTCCCGGAACCCCGGCTCCCTCCTCCGGCGGCGCCGCGACGTCCACCTTGCCCAGCAACCGGGAACCGCGGAGTTGGTGGGAGCGGGCGGCCTGGCTCCCCCGTTGCGGGGCGATAAGTGACCATGGCGCTGGCCGCGGCCGCGGCAGCGGCGGCCGCCGGGGTGAGCCAGGCGGCGGTGCTGGGCTTCCTGCAGGAGAACGGCGGGAAGGTGCGCAACTCGGAGCTGCTGAGCCGCTTCAAACCGCTGCTGGAGGCCGGCGACCCACGCGGCCGCGCCGCCCGCAGGGACCGCTTCAAGCAGTTCGTCAACGACGTGGCCGTGGTGAAGGAGCTTGACGGCGTCAAATTCGTGGTGCTGAGGAAGAAGTCGCGGTCCCGCGACGGACCCGAGCCCCCGCCCTGCTGCTTCCAGAGCGCCCGGGAGGAACCAGCCCCGCCGTCGAAGGTCACTTCTGTATCACAGGAGGAAACCGCGGCCTCGGGGGCTCTGTCCTCGTCCTCGGCACCGAGGGCGGCGGAACCGGCTGAGGACCCGGCCCCGCCATCAGAGCCGCAGGACAGCACCGGGGCTCCGGCCTCAGAGCCCACTCAGGGGCTGTTGTTAGACTCGGCCTGGCAGTTAGGGGTGCCCTCGGACCCCCAGATTCCAGCTTTCGAGCTGGCCCAGCCCGCTGAGAGTGTCTCTGAAGATGTGGCCCCACCGAACACGGCGCCGTCAGAGGCACCCTCGACCCGCGTAGAACCGCCAGACCCGGAAGCTGCGCCTCGGGGGCCACCACCACCCGCTCCGCGCCCGCCGCCTCAGAAGCCCTGCATGCTGCCTGTGCGCTGCGTCCCCGTCCCCTCGGCGCTGCGGATCCGGGCTGAGGAGCAGGGCCTGCGCAGGCAGCTGTCGGAGGAGCCCAGCCCGCGGAGCTCCCCGATGCTGCTGCGGCGGCTCTCGGTTGAGGAGGCCGGCCTGGGCCTCGGTCTGGGCTCTGGCCGCTCCCCTCACCTGAGGCGCCTGTCGCGCGCCGGCCCGCGCCTGCTGAGCCCCGACACCGAGGAGGCTCCGGCTGCCCAGCCGCCGTCCGCCGTGCCCCTGGAGCCGGCCGAACACGAGTGGCTAGTGCGGGCGGCTGGGGGCCGCTGGACCCACCAGCTGCACGGGCTGCTGCTGCGCGACCTCGGCCTGGCAGCCAAACGCGACTTCATGTCTGGTTTCACGGCCCTGCACTGGGCCGCTAAGAGCGGCGACCTCGAGATGGTGCAGCAGCTGGTGGAGGTCGCGCGGCGTGGGGGCGCACGGGTCGACGTCAACGCGCGCTCGCACGGCGGCTACACGCCGCTGCACTTGGCGGCGCTGCACGGCCACGAGGATGCGGCAGTGCTCTTGGTAGTCCGCCTGGGTGCGCAGGTGCACGTGCGCGACCACAGCGGACGGCGCGCTTACCAGTACCTGCAGTCCGGCGCCTCGTATGCTCTGCGTCGCCTACTTGGCGACCCTGGCCTGCGAGGTTCGACCGAACCTGACGgggctgctggtggtggtggcagtTTTGCGGCCCGGCGCCCCGTGCAGGTGGCGGCCACCATCCTCAGTTCCACCACCAGCGCATTTCTGGGCGTCCTGGCTGATGACCTGATGCTCCAGGATCTGGCTCGAGGCATGAGGAAGTCAAGCTCCTTAAGCAAATTCTTGGGAGCCTCGCCCATGGCTCCTCGTAAAAAGACAAAGATCCGCGGCAGTCTGCCAACCTTTTCAGAAATCTCTCGTCGACCCACTCCGGGGCCCTTGGCTGGTCTAGTGCCCAGCCTACCCCCAGCAACCTGACGGTTCCCAAGGTTTCGATTTAGTCTCTCTAATCGCCCCTCCCTCTCACAGTCAAAGCCTGCCCAAGACCATGGTCCAACACTTTTGGCTCCATCGTGTCTCCAGCTTTGTCCACTGCAGCCTGTTTTACCCAAGCGGGCCTTTGTCTCCAACTTCTTAATCTTTCTCCAGAGATGGGATTCAAGATCTCAGTGAGAGCCTCCTATGAAGAACTCTGGAAATCAGGCTTGAACCTTGGAGGAGGTTTGCAATTTAGGATCAAAGGTTCAGGGGCAGCAGCTGGTCTGGCCCCTGAATGATTTAACCCAATGCCTCTGCATCTATATCTTCCAAAGCAGAATTACAGTTTTGTGTGATGATAGATTATTTGTCAGCTTTAAGCTATGCAGTGCATTTGTAATTTGATGCTTTTATCCTGTTTTTAAGTTGAAATGAGGTAAAAACAACTTTCAT is a window of Muntiacus reevesi chromosome 1, mMunRee1.1, whole genome shotgun sequence DNA encoding:
- the SOWAHA gene encoding ankyrin repeat domain-containing protein SOWAHA gives rise to the protein MALAAAAAAAAAGVSQAAVLGFLQENGGKVRNSELLSRFKPLLEAGDPRGRAARRDRFKQFVNDVAVVKELDGVKFVVLRKKSRSRDGPEPPPCCFQSAREEPAPPSKVTSVSQEETAASGALSSSSAPRAAEPAEDPAPPSEPQDSTGAPASEPTQGLLLDSAWQLGVPSDPQIPAFELAQPAESVSEDVAPPNTAPSEAPSTRVEPPDPEAAPRGPPPPAPRPPPQKPCMLPVRCVPVPSALRIRAEEQGLRRQLSEEPSPRSSPMLLRRLSVEEAGLGLGLGSGRSPHLRRLSRAGPRLLSPDTEEAPAAQPPSAVPLEPAEHEWLVRAAGGRWTHQLHGLLLRDLGLAAKRDFMSGFTALHWAAKSGDLEMVQQLVEVARRGGARVDVNARSHGGYTPLHLAALHGHEDAAVLLVVRLGAQVHVRDHSGRRAYQYLQSGASYALRRLLGDPGLRGSTEPDGAAGGGGSFAARRPVQVAATILSSTTSAFLGVLADDLMLQDLARGMRKSSSLSKFLGASPMAPRKKTKIRGSLPTFSEISRRPTPGPLAGLVPSLPPAT